Proteins co-encoded in one Jannaschia sp. W003 genomic window:
- a CDS encoding penicillin-binding protein activator, producing MSSLAPALAGCAGTAGEAPRTDGPGRAALLVPLEGRAAELGQIMALAASLGGGTPGFDPEIAVIDTGGTPESAAAAAVRAREGGARIVLGPLFGDQARAVADAASNLPVVTFSNDAKLAARDLFVFGVTPDQSAQAALGFAAGRGMGRIGLVVPEGPFGTRTEAAVREVAKVLGLALLAPLTAPEPAAAVARMQAAAGGLPDAVYLPAANASLAPLAGAFRAAGVQVLGSAQWLGVDAAGTPALEGAWFAAPDPSRYGPFTEAFSARSEASPGLIAGLAFDAAEAARILGRIGQQNRAGLLRDRGFDGVLGPFRFLEDGRVARGLAVLGVEAGALKLLGATGV from the coding sequence ATGTCATCTCTCGCTCCGGCTCTGGCGGGGTGCGCGGGGACCGCGGGCGAGGCCCCGCGCACGGACGGCCCGGGCCGTGCGGCGCTGCTGGTGCCGCTGGAAGGCCGCGCGGCCGAGCTTGGACAGATCATGGCGCTGGCCGCAAGCCTCGGCGGCGGCACCCCCGGCTTCGACCCCGAGATCGCCGTGATCGACACCGGCGGCACCCCCGAGAGCGCCGCCGCCGCCGCCGTGCGGGCACGCGAGGGCGGCGCGCGGATCGTTCTTGGCCCGCTGTTCGGCGACCAGGCCCGGGCGGTGGCGGACGCGGCTAGCAACCTGCCGGTGGTGACCTTCTCGAACGACGCGAAGCTCGCGGCGCGCGACCTGTTCGTGTTCGGCGTGACACCCGACCAGTCGGCGCAAGCCGCCTTGGGGTTCGCCGCCGGCCGGGGCATGGGGCGCATCGGCCTCGTGGTCCCCGAGGGCCCGTTCGGCACCCGCACCGAGGCGGCGGTGCGCGAGGTGGCGAAGGTTCTGGGCCTCGCGCTCCTCGCCCCGCTCACCGCGCCCGAGCCCGCGGCGGCGGTGGCGCGGATGCAGGCGGCGGCGGGGGGGCTGCCCGATGCGGTGTACCTGCCGGCCGCGAACGCCTCGCTCGCGCCGCTCGCGGGCGCGTTCCGCGCCGCAGGAGTGCAGGTGCTGGGCTCGGCCCAGTGGCTCGGTGTCGACGCCGCTGGCACGCCCGCGCTGGAGGGCGCATGGTTCGCGGCCCCCGATCCGTCGCGCTACGGCCCCTTCACCGAAGCCTTCTCGGCGCGCTCCGAAGCGAGCCCCGGCCTCATCGCAGGGCTGGCCTTCGACGCCGCCGAGGCGGCGCGCATCCTCGGGCGCATCGGCCAGCAGAACCGCGCCGGCCTCCTGCGCGACCGGGGCTTCGACGGCGTGCTCGGGCCGTTCCGCTTCCTGGAGGACGGGCGCGTGGCGCGCGGGCTGGCGGTGCTTGGCGTCGAGGCGGGCGCCCTGAAGCTCCTGGGGGCCACCGGGGTATGA
- the gspD gene encoding type II secretion system secretin GspD, which translates to MPRPVAAALFALLLVVAPLAARAQITAVEGDGVVVATDGPLPDDQSFVINLRDTEIAALAEQVSEITGRTLIFDPDLTGEVTVVSSEPLDRDGVWALFQSVLRARGFAAVRIGAAWQVVPESEVRARSQSTGLIDAGSEDFVTELVRLDRLPAAEAVRLLTPLVAEAGYIEALSDPNAVLVTDTRSNVTRVLALAAELDGGAGTTAQVIRFSQGDAEQVGAAIAAVLGEEGGARISVDRGSNTIVVRGNLAQVAEIRRVASALDVAPPPPRRRATVRTEVFRLDFAVAESVAAVVAGAFAGGGGGLGAAEVVNPVAEAASEEGAVAAAAALPLAPDAVAVIPSTASNAVIVRGTAEQIQDAGRLIAALDQRRPQVLIEAAIVEVSAEVGERLGVQLGLGLGTTPGAFAATSLANSGTSLQAVLAALGETGAAALPTGLSIGASSGTFSVLVDALAQSSRANLLSTPSVTTMDNEAATIVVAQNVPFRTGSFLTEGATTTPFTTIERRDVGITMQVLPRVTAGGVVRLDIAQEVSSLANANVLGAADLITNRRVIDTTVLADNGGTVVLGGLISDDETEVEDKVPVLGDVPVVGGLFRSRQVQTTRRTLFVFLRPTILSTRHGSAGVAEDRLQSLRAAESLSTRAPRPTPRGAPVRKLPLEINGLY; encoded by the coding sequence ATGCCAAGGCCCGTCGCCGCCGCGCTCTTCGCGCTCCTCCTCGTCGTCGCCCCGCTCGCGGCCCGCGCGCAGATCACCGCCGTGGAAGGCGACGGCGTGGTGGTCGCCACGGACGGGCCGCTGCCCGATGACCAGAGCTTCGTGATCAACCTGCGCGACACCGAGATCGCGGCGCTGGCCGAGCAGGTGTCGGAGATCACCGGACGCACGCTGATCTTCGACCCCGACCTCACCGGAGAAGTCACGGTCGTCTCCTCCGAGCCGCTGGACCGCGACGGGGTCTGGGCGCTGTTCCAATCGGTGCTGCGCGCCCGGGGCTTCGCAGCCGTGCGCATCGGCGCCGCCTGGCAGGTGGTGCCCGAAAGCGAGGTGCGCGCGCGATCGCAAAGCACGGGGCTGATCGACGCGGGCAGCGAGGATTTCGTGACCGAGCTGGTACGCCTCGACCGGCTGCCGGCCGCCGAGGCGGTGCGCCTGCTGACCCCGCTCGTGGCCGAGGCCGGATACATCGAGGCGCTGAGCGATCCCAACGCGGTGCTCGTCACCGACACCCGCTCCAACGTCACGCGCGTCCTCGCACTTGCGGCCGAGCTGGACGGCGGCGCGGGCACCACCGCGCAGGTGATCCGCTTCTCGCAGGGCGACGCCGAGCAGGTCGGCGCGGCGATTGCCGCCGTTCTCGGCGAGGAGGGCGGCGCTCGCATCTCCGTGGACCGCGGATCGAACACCATCGTGGTGCGCGGCAATCTCGCGCAGGTGGCCGAGATCCGGCGCGTGGCCTCGGCGCTCGACGTGGCGCCGCCGCCGCCGCGCCGGCGCGCCACCGTGCGGACCGAGGTGTTCCGCCTGGACTTCGCGGTGGCCGAGAGCGTGGCCGCGGTGGTGGCGGGCGCCTTCGCGGGCGGCGGCGGGGGCCTGGGCGCGGCCGAGGTCGTGAACCCCGTCGCCGAGGCTGCCTCCGAGGAGGGCGCGGTGGCTGCCGCCGCCGCCCTTCCGCTGGCGCCCGACGCGGTGGCGGTGATCCCCTCGACCGCCTCGAACGCGGTGATCGTGCGCGGCACCGCCGAGCAGATCCAGGACGCGGGCCGGCTGATCGCTGCGCTCGACCAGCGCCGCCCGCAGGTGCTGATCGAAGCGGCCATCGTCGAGGTCTCGGCCGAGGTAGGCGAGCGTCTGGGCGTGCAGCTCGGCCTCGGGCTCGGCACCACGCCAGGCGCCTTCGCGGCCACCTCGCTCGCCAACAGCGGCACCTCGCTGCAGGCGGTGCTGGCCGCCCTGGGCGAGACCGGCGCGGCGGCGCTGCCGACGGGCCTCTCGATCGGCGCGTCCTCGGGCACGTTCTCGGTGCTGGTCGACGCGCTCGCCCAGTCGAGCCGCGCCAACCTGCTGTCGACGCCTTCCGTGACCACGATGGACAACGAGGCCGCCACCATCGTCGTCGCGCAGAACGTGCCGTTCCGCACCGGCTCGTTCCTGACCGAGGGCGCCACCACCACGCCGTTCACCACCATCGAGCGCCGCGACGTCGGCATCACCATGCAGGTGCTGCCCCGCGTCACCGCGGGCGGCGTGGTGCGCCTCGACATCGCGCAGGAGGTCTCGTCGCTGGCCAACGCCAACGTGCTCGGCGCCGCCGATCTCATCACCAACCGCCGGGTGATCGACACCACCGTTCTGGCCGACAACGGCGGCACGGTGGTGCTCGGCGGCCTGATCTCCGACGACGAGACCGAGGTCGAGGACAAGGTGCCGGTGCTGGGCGACGTGCCGGTGGTGGGGGGGCTGTTCCGCTCGCGGCAGGTCCAGACCACGCGCCGCACGCTGTTCGTGTTCCTGCGCCCCACGATCCTGTCGACCCGCCACGGCTCGGCCGGCGTGGCCGAGGACCGGCTCCAGTCGCTGCGCGCGGCCGAGTCCCTGAGCACCCGCGCGCCCCGGCCCACGCCGCGCGGCGCCCCGGTGCGCAAGCTGCCGCTTGAGATCAACGGCCTCTACTGA
- a CDS encoding type II secretion system protein N: MTRLARLLLALAVIGVVGSLAWVGGGTAWHLMGHDGTMPAAVPLPPEAAPDAAAPDLGAIAALNPFGAVPEPEPEAPVAETALDLVLRGVLLNPDPARSLALISADGAPVRSFRPGSEITERAVLDSIAADRVVLRVDGRRETLSFPDAARTGGGLGGGGDADGGAIPEEGVDRLRALIDAANRPETADDVEGWIDIWRGRITRNPNEVLRELGLAQVEGGYRVEDSSGSALRGAGLRPGDLVARVNGRALGDGAVDAATFDEVVASGLARVEIMREGRAITLSFPIR; the protein is encoded by the coding sequence GTGACCCGCCTCGCCCGCCTCCTGCTGGCCCTCGCGGTGATCGGCGTTGTCGGCTCGCTCGCCTGGGTGGGCGGCGGCACCGCCTGGCACCTGATGGGGCACGACGGCACGATGCCCGCCGCCGTGCCCCTGCCGCCCGAGGCGGCGCCCGACGCGGCCGCGCCCGACCTCGGCGCGATCGCTGCCCTGAACCCCTTCGGCGCCGTGCCCGAGCCCGAGCCCGAGGCGCCGGTCGCGGAGACCGCGCTCGACCTCGTGCTGCGCGGCGTGCTGCTCAACCCCGACCCGGCCCGCTCGCTCGCGCTGATCTCCGCGGACGGCGCGCCGGTGCGCTCGTTCCGCCCTGGAAGCGAGATCACCGAGCGCGCCGTGCTCGACTCCATCGCCGCGGACCGCGTGGTGCTGCGGGTCGACGGCCGGCGCGAGACGCTGAGCTTTCCCGATGCTGCGCGGACCGGGGGCGGCCTCGGCGGCGGAGGCGACGCCGATGGCGGAGCGATCCCCGAGGAGGGCGTGGACCGCCTGCGCGCGCTGATCGACGCGGCCAACCGGCCGGAGACCGCCGACGACGTCGAGGGCTGGATCGACATATGGCGCGGACGCATCACGCGGAATCCGAATGAGGTGCTGCGCGAGTTGGGCCTCGCGCAGGTCGAAGGCGGCTATAGGGTCGAGGATAGTTCCGGCTCCGCGCTTCGCGGGGCGGGGCTCCGGCCGGGCGACCTCGTCGCGCGCGTCAACGGACGCGCCCTCGGCGACGGGGCCGTGGACGCCGCGACGTTCGACGAGGTGGTGGCCTCGGGGCTCGCTCGGGTCGAGATCATGCGGGAGGGGCGTGCGATCACGCTGAGCTTCCCGATACGCTAG
- the gspI gene encoding type II secretion system minor pseudopilin GspI gives MRAAADAGFTLIESLVALAVLAVGATTLLAAAEAHVGTIRGLEDRAAARWVAENHLAALRLGLDPEPAARMMGADWTVAAEERPTADPAIAMVLVRVAPVGGPGDGATAALLTGFIDRGALAAEGRP, from the coding sequence GTGAGGGCCGCCGCCGACGCCGGCTTCACGCTGATCGAGTCGCTGGTCGCGCTCGCCGTGCTCGCGGTGGGCGCGACCACGCTCCTCGCCGCTGCCGAGGCGCACGTGGGCACGATCCGCGGGCTGGAGGACCGTGCCGCCGCGCGGTGGGTGGCCGAGAACCACCTCGCCGCCCTGCGGCTCGGCCTCGACCCGGAGCCCGCCGCCCGGATGATGGGCGCGGACTGGACCGTGGCCGCCGAGGAGCGGCCGACCGCCGACCCCGCGATCGCGATGGTGCTGGTGCGCGTCGCGCCCGTGGGCGGCCCCGGCGACGGCGCGACGGCGGCGCTGCTGACCGGCTTCATCGACCGCGGGGCCCTGGCGGCGGAGGGACGCCCGTGA
- a CDS encoding prepilin-type N-terminal cleavage/methylation domain-containing protein, giving the protein MSRRPDAGVTLVEVLVVLALVAVVAGAAGLGLSGGTGPDAAAREAQLLAVRLERAGDDALVTGRRAALVWERRGYRFESDGEDGWAPHPEPALAAFHETAPAVALRGEETAPDREAGRYVLARDMVPEGGRPLALLLEGGGARVALRHDGIAARVEAEP; this is encoded by the coding sequence GTGAGCCGCCGGCCGGATGCGGGCGTCACGCTGGTCGAGGTGCTCGTGGTGCTGGCGCTCGTGGCCGTGGTGGCCGGCGCGGCAGGACTCGGGCTGTCGGGCGGCACCGGGCCGGACGCGGCGGCGCGCGAGGCGCAGCTGCTCGCCGTGCGGCTCGAGCGGGCGGGCGACGACGCGCTCGTCACCGGACGGCGCGCGGCACTGGTCTGGGAGCGCCGGGGCTACCGCTTCGAGAGCGACGGCGAGGACGGCTGGGCGCCCCACCCCGAGCCCGCGCTCGCCGCGTTCCACGAGACCGCGCCCGCCGTCGCCCTGCGCGGCGAGGAGACGGCGCCGGACCGCGAGGCGGGGCGCTACGTGCTCGCGCGCGACATGGTGCCCGAGGGCGGCCGCCCCCTCGCGCTGCTGCTGGAGGGCGGCGGAGCGCGCGTGGCGCTTCGGCACGACGGCATCGCCGCGCGCGTGGAGGCGGAGCCGTGA
- the gspG gene encoding type II secretion system major pseudopilin GspG yields the protein MMVVLAIIALVAALVVPNVIGRPDEARVTVARTDLRTIASALELYRLDNRAYPSTGQGLAALAVRPVQPPEPPNWVAGGYLPAVPEDPWGNAYLYRAPGEAGPFDLVSLGADGAPGGEGVDADIAHGARGG from the coding sequence ATGATGGTGGTGCTGGCGATCATCGCGCTCGTGGCCGCGCTGGTGGTGCCCAACGTGATCGGCCGCCCCGACGAGGCGCGCGTCACCGTGGCGCGCACCGACCTGCGCACGATCGCCTCGGCCCTGGAGCTCTACCGCCTCGACAACCGCGCCTATCCCTCGACGGGTCAGGGCCTCGCGGCGCTGGCGGTGCGCCCGGTGCAGCCGCCGGAGCCGCCGAACTGGGTCGCGGGCGGCTACCTGCCCGCCGTCCCCGAGGATCCGTGGGGCAACGCCTACCTCTACCGCGCGCCGGGCGAGGCGGGGCCGTTCGACCTCGTGAGCCTCGGCGCCGACGGCGCGCCCGGCGGCGAAGGCGTGGACGCCGACATCGCGCACGGGGCGCGGGGCGGGTGA